In Selenomonadales bacterium, the DNA window AACAGAGCCGGGAGACTTGGTACAGCTTGATTTTGACGGCGACGGTCGTTTTGACCATACTCCCGTAATACTTGATACAGGTGAGTTTACTCCTGAAACTATGCTCCTTGCGGCACATTC includes these proteins:
- a CDS encoding amidase domain-containing protein, which encodes MIFHTKREDDSPSRTSDTYNFLINNRGPGPRGVEVSIDETEPGDLVQLDFDGDGRFDHTPVILDTGEFTPETMLLAAHS